In one window of Poriferisphaera corsica DNA:
- a CDS encoding cation:proton antiporter domain-containing protein, which produces MLQLGASSLSANDITALLLGIAILLGLARILGERARRYRQPSVLGEILAGIILGPTIFGALSTYLVAKGFLSHNLFELIFPLEGGEKIALDGFITISATLLLFVVGLEVDLSTVIRQGKEAIAVSLAGIVLPFTFGFVIAWYLPDFLGAGPRGIGEDGQLPFAIFLGIAMSITALPVIAKILLDLNIAKSDMGMLIISSAMLNDLVGWIGFAIVLALLPVTAMVIPDPAAIHSATEVVTDAVNNTGSSQVVTTILITLVFLALMLTLGRLACHKALPYVQARWSWPGGVLSFVICISLICAAFTEYLGIHSIFGAFVAGVAIGDSTHLSERTRDTINQFIMNIFSPIFFASIGLRINFISEFNISIVLLVLVLATVGKVSGSYFGARLAKLGKREASALSFGMAAQGAVGIILGQLAREAGLINDELMVAIVVMALTTSLISGPIMQIILRLQHQRKLIDFLTDKQVIIDPTSTDIMQTIGELSKRAAEITNLKAHDIYKAVLQRERIMHTGLPGGLAVPHARLDNLPKPCVVIARHRNGIDFDAPDGKPAQIIGLLLTPTDQPETQIELLSLFAKSFSRNEIRQRALEIKSPTEFLAVLNQAAAEEAEATSPH; this is translated from the coding sequence ATGCTTCAGCTAGGTGCTTCTTCACTCTCAGCCAACGATATCACCGCCCTGCTCCTCGGCATCGCCATCCTTCTTGGCCTCGCCCGAATCCTCGGTGAGCGCGCTCGCCGTTATCGCCAACCCTCCGTATTAGGCGAAATCCTCGCAGGCATCATCCTTGGCCCAACAATCTTCGGCGCCCTCTCAACTTACCTCGTCGCCAAAGGCTTCCTTTCACACAACCTCTTCGAACTCATCTTCCCACTCGAAGGCGGTGAAAAAATCGCCCTCGACGGCTTCATCACCATCTCAGCAACCCTACTCCTATTCGTCGTCGGCCTAGAAGTCGATCTCTCCACCGTCATCCGCCAAGGCAAAGAGGCGATCGCTGTTTCACTCGCAGGCATTGTCCTCCCCTTCACCTTCGGCTTCGTCATCGCCTGGTATCTCCCCGACTTCCTCGGCGCAGGCCCCCGTGGCATAGGTGAAGATGGACAACTCCCATTCGCCATCTTCCTCGGCATCGCCATGTCGATCACCGCCCTACCCGTCATCGCAAAAATCCTGCTTGACCTCAACATCGCCAAATCCGACATGGGCATGCTCATCATTTCCTCCGCTATGCTCAACGACCTCGTCGGCTGGATCGGCTTCGCCATTGTCCTTGCCCTCCTACCCGTCACCGCCATGGTGATTCCCGACCCCGCTGCCATCCATTCTGCTACCGAAGTCGTCACCGATGCGGTCAACAACACCGGCTCATCCCAAGTCGTCACCACCATCCTCATCACACTCGTCTTCCTCGCACTCATGCTCACCCTCGGCCGACTCGCCTGCCATAAAGCACTACCCTACGTACAAGCACGTTGGTCATGGCCCGGCGGCGTTCTCTCTTTCGTCATCTGTATCTCACTCATCTGTGCCGCATTCACCGAATACCTCGGCATCCACTCCATCTTCGGCGCTTTTGTCGCAGGCGTTGCCATCGGCGACTCCACTCACCTCAGCGAACGCACACGCGATACCATCAACCAGTTCATCATGAACATCTTCTCACCCATCTTCTTCGCTTCCATTGGCCTGCGCATCAACTTCATTAGTGAGTTCAACATCTCCATCGTTTTGCTTGTTCTCGTCCTCGCAACCGTCGGCAAAGTCTCCGGCTCATACTTCGGCGCTCGCCTCGCTAAACTCGGCAAACGTGAAGCATCCGCACTCTCCTTCGGCATGGCCGCACAAGGCGCCGTCGGCATCATCCTCGGACAACTTGCCCGTGAAGCCGGACTCATCAACGACGAACTCATGGTCGCCATCGTCGTCATGGCCCTCACCACCTCACTCATCTCCGGCCCGATCATGCAGATCATTCTCCGTCTCCAACATCAACGCAAACTCATCGACTTCCTCACCGACAAACAAGTCATCATCGACCCCACTTCCACCGACATCATGCAAACCATCGGCGAACTTTCCAAACGTGCCGCCGAAATCACAAACCTCAAAGCTCACGACATCTACAAAGCCGTCCTCCAGCGTGAACGCATCATGCACACCGGCCTCCCCGGCGGACTCGCCGTACCTCACGCTCGTCTCGACAACCTTCCTAAACCATGTGTCGTCATCGCCCGTCACCGCAATGGTATCGACTTCGATGCACCCGACGGCAAACCCGCTCAAATCATTGGCCTCCTTCTCACACCAACCGATCAACCTGAAACCCAGATCGAACTCCTGTCCCTCTTCGCAAAATCATTCTCTCGCAACGAGATCCGCCAGCGCGCACTCGAAATCAAATCCCCCACCGAGTTCCTCGCTGTCCTCAACCAAGCCGCCGCCGAAGAAGCCGAAGCCACCTCACCCCACTAA
- a CDS encoding GGDEF domain-containing protein, which yields MTSHVRDELQIEIERSEMLRGERRLRVLCVGGGELISAVSKIGDRVEIACCENYMMALGELAKREVDVVIGQASGLVLAAGSIARGLKRLAPNARLVMVADVDEGVLREAAENGFDAMVGWPLDTELLRVALMGGSIQQVTEPDVVVHELKPIEQDENADHDIDPSEDIDADDALGDVDLVDALLDDEGGLRKMAMRLIAQQSGMDGMRLVGPSDEVNGGESSVAVEYGGRVFGVLCGPRDVMGEDDLAMWSAWLSRWLALEDQVRQLHMAAMKDDLTGAWNRRYFYRFLEKIMVRARSDRSQVTVMVFDIDDFKKYNDRYGHAAGDEILSETVRLMNSVVREHDVVARIGGDEFAVIFWDADGPRKANSRHPEDVIMAARRFQKAVCGCEFPKLADESKGTLTVSGGLASYPWDGCTGEALVEKADGMALESKRKGKNAIMYGQGGDTACGHRV from the coding sequence ATGACATCGCATGTGCGAGACGAGTTGCAAATTGAGATTGAGCGTAGCGAGATGTTGCGTGGTGAGCGACGATTGCGCGTGTTGTGTGTGGGGGGTGGGGAGTTGATCTCAGCGGTGAGCAAGATTGGAGATCGGGTTGAGATTGCGTGTTGTGAAAATTACATGATGGCGCTTGGTGAGTTAGCGAAGCGTGAGGTTGATGTGGTGATTGGTCAGGCGAGTGGATTGGTGCTTGCGGCGGGATCGATTGCGAGAGGGTTGAAGCGTCTTGCGCCTAATGCACGATTAGTCATGGTTGCAGATGTGGATGAAGGAGTTTTGCGGGAGGCGGCTGAAAATGGATTTGATGCGATGGTGGGGTGGCCGTTGGATACTGAACTTTTGAGGGTAGCGTTGATGGGTGGTAGTATTCAGCAAGTGACTGAGCCTGATGTTGTGGTTCATGAGCTTAAGCCTATAGAACAAGATGAAAATGCTGATCACGACATCGATCCGAGTGAAGATATTGATGCGGATGATGCGTTGGGTGATGTGGATTTAGTGGATGCTCTTTTAGATGATGAAGGCGGGTTGCGGAAGATGGCGATGCGTTTGATTGCACAGCAATCTGGGATGGATGGGATGAGATTGGTTGGGCCAAGCGATGAAGTGAATGGAGGGGAAAGTAGTGTTGCGGTGGAATATGGGGGACGCGTGTTTGGCGTGTTGTGCGGGCCGAGGGATGTGATGGGTGAAGATGATCTCGCGATGTGGAGCGCGTGGTTGTCACGTTGGCTTGCATTAGAAGATCAGGTACGACAGTTGCATATGGCGGCGATGAAAGATGATCTTACGGGTGCGTGGAATAGGCGGTATTTTTATCGATTCCTTGAGAAGATTATGGTGAGGGCGCGGAGTGATCGTTCACAGGTAACGGTAATGGTTTTTGATATTGATGATTTTAAGAAGTATAACGATCGATACGGCCATGCGGCTGGAGATGAGATACTAAGTGAGACGGTGAGGTTGATGAATTCGGTGGTGCGTGAGCATGATGTGGTTGCGCGGATAGGTGGGGATGAGTTTGCTGTTATATTTTGGGATGCGGACGGGCCGAGAAAAGCGAATAGCCGACATCCGGAGGATGTGATTATGGCGGCGAGACGTTTTCAGAAAGCTGTGTGTGGATGCGAGTTTCCGAAATTGGCGGACGAGTCGAAGGGTACATTAACGGTAAGTGGTGGTCTTGCGAGCTATCCATGGGACGGGTGTACGGGCGAGGCATTGGTGGAGAAAGCGGATGGGATGGCGTTGGAGTCGAAGCGT